The following proteins are co-located in the [Pasteurella] mairii genome:
- the mlaA gene encoding lipoprotein-1, with amino-acid sequence MKKSKSISALLLSALLLSGCATIDAQTGERKDPLEGFNRTMWNFNYNVADPYIFKPIATGWKEYVPQPIKSGLTNVANNLDEPASFVNRLLEGEFQKAMVHLNRFWINSIFGLGGLIDVASHSDPLKIENNRRFGDTLGSYGVETGSYVMLPFYGPATPRQDIGNLVDLTYPMYSLLGPWGLLKYGVQSMDKRANALGKEALLDQAQDPYATFREAYLQGLEYRVNDGKSKAVQETLSQDELNDID; translated from the coding sequence ATGAAAAAAAGCAAATCTATCTCCGCCTTGCTGCTTAGCGCCTTACTTTTAAGTGGCTGCGCGACCATTGATGCACAAACTGGCGAACGCAAAGATCCATTGGAAGGATTTAACCGCACCATGTGGAATTTCAATTATAACGTTGCCGACCCTTATATTTTTAAACCGATTGCCACTGGATGGAAAGAATATGTACCACAACCGATAAAAAGCGGTTTAACCAATGTTGCCAATAACTTGGACGAACCCGCAAGTTTTGTGAACCGTTTATTGGAAGGTGAATTCCAAAAAGCCATGGTACATTTAAACCGTTTCTGGATTAACAGTATCTTTGGACTAGGCGGTTTAATCGACGTAGCAAGTCATAGCGATCCACTAAAAATTGAAAATAACCGTCGCTTTGGTGATACCTTGGGCAGCTACGGTGTAGAAACCGGATCTTATGTGATGCTACCATTTTACGGACCGGCAACCCCGCGTCAGGATATTGGTAATTTAGTCGATCTGACTTATCCTATGTACTCTCTATTAGGTCCTTGGGGACTGCTCAAATATGGCGTACAAAGTATGGATAAACGTGCAAATGCCTTAGGTAAAGAAGCCTTATTGGATCAAGCGCAAGATCCTTACGCTACATTCCGCGAAGCTTACTTGCAAGGCTTGGAGTATCGTGTTAATGACGGTAAATCCAAAGCGGTGCAAGAAACCCTTTCACAAGATGAACTTAACGATATAGATTAA
- the yfbU gene encoding YfbU domain-containing protein, producing MEMTSTQRLILANQYKLMGLLDPTNAQKYQRLETIVKGGFGLELKELDKDFSDISEVECRIVLDTLEMYHALQVSYNNLADKSALNAHRLQFAGYCAVREKKYLNYLRFITSEGSKYQEFMRCAHGCDSQTPMWDKYLKMLDVWRSCPHEYHLSMAEIQKIINA from the coding sequence ATGGAAATGACCTCAACACAACGCCTTATTTTAGCAAATCAATACAAATTGATGGGTTTATTAGATCCAACCAATGCTCAAAAATATCAACGTTTGGAAACCATTGTTAAAGGTGGGTTCGGTTTAGAACTGAAAGAATTGGATAAAGATTTTTCTGATATTTCAGAAGTGGAATGTCGTATTGTATTGGATACATTAGAAATGTACCATGCGTTACAAGTGTCTTATAACAATCTTGCTGACAAATCCGCATTAAATGCACACCGCTTACAATTTGCCGGCTACTGCGCGGTTCGCGAGAAAAAATATTTAAATTATTTACGTTTTATCACCAGCGAAGGCAGCAAATATCAAGAATTTATGCGCTGTGCCCACGGTTGTGACTCACAAACCCCAATGTGGGATAAATATTTAAAAATGCTTGATGTATGGCGTAGTTGCCCACATGAATACCACTTAAGCATGGCTGAAATTCAAAAAATCATCAACGCTTAA
- the dcuB1 gene encoding anaerobic C4-dicarboxylate transporter DcuB-1, producing MLYLEFLFLLLMLYTGSRYGGIGLGVVSGIGLAIEVFVLRMPLGKAPIDVMLVILAVVTCASVLEAAGGLKYMLQIAERILRSNPKRVTILGPIVTYLMTFMLGTGHSVYSVMPIIGDIALKNKIRPERPMAVSSVSSQLAITSSPLSAAIAYYLTQITQIPGYEHITLLNIISVTVPATFVGTIAMALYSLRRGKELEDDPEYQRRLQDPVWRDRILNTTATSLNDELPRSAKLAVYLFVLSLITVVVIAMLPEIRTIGEAVNGKAVKPISMSFIIQMMMLCFGGIILIATKTNPQSVPNGVVFKSGMVACVAIFGIAWMSDTYFQYAMPEFRAAVTSMVEHYPWTFAFALFAVSVVINSQAATAVMMLPVGISLGLPAPVLIGLIPATYAYFFIPNYPSDIATVNFDVTGTTKIGKYYFNHSFMVPGLIGVVVACLVGYTIANIVIV from the coding sequence ATGCTGTATTTGGAGTTTTTATTTTTATTACTGATGCTATATACCGGTAGCCGCTATGGTGGTATTGGGCTAGGGGTTGTGTCTGGTATCGGGTTGGCGATCGAGGTTTTTGTTTTGCGTATGCCTTTGGGGAAAGCACCGATTGATGTCATGCTCGTTATCTTAGCGGTGGTTACCTGTGCTTCCGTACTTGAAGCGGCAGGCGGTTTAAAATATATGTTGCAAATTGCTGAACGTATTTTGCGTAGTAATCCGAAACGCGTGACGATTCTTGGACCAATTGTGACTTATTTGATGACCTTTATGCTAGGAACGGGACACTCCGTTTATTCTGTTATGCCAATTATCGGCGATATTGCGTTAAAAAATAAAATTCGTCCAGAACGTCCAATGGCGGTTTCCTCTGTGTCATCCCAATTAGCGATTACGTCAAGCCCGCTTTCTGCCGCAATTGCGTATTATTTAACGCAAATTACTCAAATTCCGGGTTATGAACATATCACTTTATTAAATATCATTTCCGTCACTGTTCCGGCAACCTTTGTTGGTACTATAGCAATGGCACTTTATAGCTTACGTCGCGGTAAAGAGTTGGAAGATGATCCGGAATATCAAAGACGTTTACAAGATCCCGTATGGCGTGATCGTATTTTAAATACTACTGCCACATCTTTAAATGACGAATTGCCAAGATCGGCTAAATTAGCGGTTTATTTGTTCGTTCTTTCTTTGATTACAGTTGTTGTGATTGCTATGTTACCAGAAATCCGTACTATAGGTGAAGCGGTTAACGGAAAGGCGGTGAAACCAATTTCAATGTCCTTTATTATCCAAATGATGATGCTATGCTTTGGTGGTATTATTCTAATTGCGACCAAAACCAATCCGCAAAGTGTGCCGAATGGCGTAGTATTTAAGTCGGGGATGGTAGCGTGTGTTGCAATTTTTGGTATTGCATGGATGAGTGATACCTACTTCCAATATGCTATGCCGGAATTTAGAGCCGCGGTTACCTCAATGGTAGAACATTATCCATGGACCTTTGCCTTTGCGCTATTTGCGGTGTCTGTCGTTATTAACAGCCAAGCGGCAACGGCGGTCATGATGTTACCAGTTGGGATAAGTTTAGGCTTGCCAGCGCCAGTACTTATCGGTCTAATTCCAGCGACATACGCTTACTTCTTTATTCCTAACTATCCATCAGATATCGCTACTGTAAACTTTGACGTTACCGGTACGACAAAAATTGGTAAATACTACTTTAACCACAGTTTTATGGTGCCGGGTTTGATTGGTGTTGTTGTGGCTTGTTTGGTTGGCTATACGATCGCGAATATTGTAATTGTATAA
- the acpP gene encoding acyl carrier protein encodes MSIEERVKKIIVEQLGVKEEDVKPEASFVEDLGADSLDTVELVMALEEEFDIEIPDEEAEKITTVQSAIDYVQNNQ; translated from the coding sequence ATGAGCATTGAAGAACGCGTAAAAAAAATTATTGTTGAACAATTAGGTGTTAAAGAAGAAGATGTTAAACCAGAAGCTTCTTTCGTAGAAGATCTTGGTGCAGATTCTTTAGACACTGTTGAATTGGTTATGGCTTTAGAAGAAGAATTTGATATTGAAATTCCTGATGAAGAAGCTGAAAAAATTACCACTGTTCAATCAGCAATTGATTACGTTCAAAATAACCAATAA
- the hybE gene encoding Hydrogenase-2 operon protein hybE yields the protein MKTDEKATALCDVVQGFKQDPSVLLQQAMENVAPKMHDLPFYRQEIPCFCPTFVLFEQQWIGVVLTPWTLSVVVLPGPEQQWEKREVGEKLLLQLPYKNLVFTVGQLERIPQYLSCSLLSPLDVELTAEQAVQLAKDCLAMILSLPTKQNKPNVTKRNIFTAVVPS from the coding sequence ATGAAAACTGATGAAAAAGCGACCGCACTTTGTGATGTGGTGCAAGGATTTAAGCAAGATCCATCCGTATTATTGCAGCAAGCAATGGAAAACGTGGCGCCAAAAATGCACGATTTGCCGTTTTATCGTCAAGAAATCCCTTGTTTTTGTCCTACTTTTGTTTTGTTTGAACAACAATGGATTGGCGTCGTGCTGACGCCTTGGACATTGAGCGTGGTAGTGTTGCCTGGACCTGAACAACAATGGGAAAAACGGGAAGTTGGTGAAAAATTGTTACTACAACTGCCTTACAAAAATTTGGTGTTTACGGTGGGGCAATTAGAGCGTATTCCACAATATTTGAGTTGTTCGTTGCTTTCTCCGTTAGATGTCGAATTAACTGCTGAACAAGCGGTTCAACTGGCGAAAGATTGTTTGGCTATGATATTGTCATTGCCGACGAAACAAAATAAACCGAACGTAACCAAACGTAATATCTTCACTGCGGTAGTGCCTTCTTAG
- the hybD gene encoding Hydrogenase 2 maturation protease: protein MKPLILGIGNILLSDEGIGVYVVQALEKNAKFTPHFDIVDGGTCGMELLDCMAKREHIIVIDAVLANRAPGEIMVLYDEQVPTFFSRKISPHQLGLCDVLSALKLTDEFPQHLCLIGVQPESLSAGMGLSECLKNTLPQVHQQLVVELAKYGFDLDAK from the coding sequence ATGAAACCATTAATTTTAGGGATTGGCAATATTTTATTGAGTGATGAGGGGATTGGTGTTTATGTTGTACAAGCGTTAGAAAAAAACGCAAAATTTACACCGCACTTTGATATTGTTGATGGCGGAACTTGTGGCATGGAGTTGCTGGATTGTATGGCAAAACGCGAGCATATTATTGTGATTGATGCTGTGCTTGCTAATCGTGCGCCGGGAGAAATCATGGTGTTATATGATGAGCAAGTGCCGACCTTTTTTTCCCGCAAAATTTCGCCACACCAATTGGGGTTATGTGATGTGTTATCGGCGCTTAAATTAACAGATGAATTCCCACAACATTTATGTCTGATTGGCGTGCAGCCGGAAAGTTTGAGCGCTGGGATGGGTTTAAGCGAGTGCTTAAAAAATACGTTGCCACAGGTGCATCAACAGTTAGTAGTGGAATTAGCGAAATATGGATTTGATTTGGATGCGAAATAA
- the hybC gene encoding Hydrogenase-2 large chain precursor, whose protein sequence is MTEKQRITIDPITRIEGHLRIDCEIEDGKVVNAWSSGTMWRGMENIVKGNDPRNAWMIMQRICGVCTTVHAIVSVRAVENAIKAKVPVNAQYIRNMILAAHSMHDHIVHFYQLSAMDWVDITAALNADPEKAADMLKGISTWSLNSANEFRNVQKKIKALVDSGQLGIFANGYFGHPAMKLPTEVNLIAVAHYLQALECQRDTNRVVALLGGKTPHIQNLAIGGVANPINLDSQAVLNLERLMFVKACIDKLNDFVNQVYKIDTVIIAAFYPEWLSLGGTSRNYLSAPEYPLDEDNKVFAINGGYIENGDLSTFRAITHHQDEYVINGIKESGKHAWYEDDEALEPWVGLTRPNYTGWQDDGKYSWVKAPSFYGKVVEVGPLAYLMTALAAQDKRTLKHFNAMKKLYTVLTDNELTVEHLHSTLGRILGRTVHCCVLNEILSEQWHLLVENVGKGDSVAYLKANIPSTGVFKGVGFGEVPRGMLSHWVVIKDGKIENYQAVVPSTWNSGPRNQNDEMGPYEQSIIGTPVADPEKPLEVVRTIHSFDPCMSCAVHIVNTENGNVTEVKIL, encoded by the coding sequence ATGACAGAAAAACAACGAATTACTATTGATCCGATAACGCGTATCGAAGGGCATTTACGTATTGATTGTGAAATTGAAGATGGAAAAGTGGTGAATGCGTGGTCGTCAGGTACCATGTGGCGCGGGATGGAAAATATTGTAAAAGGTAATGATCCTCGCAACGCATGGATGATTATGCAACGTATTTGTGGGGTATGTACGACTGTTCACGCGATTGTCAGCGTAAGAGCGGTGGAAAATGCGATTAAAGCGAAAGTGCCAGTCAATGCGCAATATATCCGCAATATGATTTTAGCCGCGCACAGTATGCATGATCATATCGTGCATTTTTATCAACTTTCTGCGATGGACTGGGTCGATATTACCGCTGCGCTAAATGCGGATCCGGAAAAAGCCGCCGATATGTTAAAAGGCATATCTACTTGGTCATTAAACAGCGCTAATGAATTTCGTAATGTACAGAAAAAAATTAAAGCGTTAGTAGATAGCGGGCAATTGGGGATTTTCGCCAACGGTTATTTTGGTCATCCAGCAATGAAATTACCGACAGAAGTTAATTTGATTGCGGTTGCACATTATTTACAAGCACTTGAATGTCAACGTGATACCAACAGGGTGGTGGCGTTATTAGGTGGAAAAACGCCCCACATTCAAAATCTTGCAATAGGTGGGGTAGCTAATCCAATTAATTTGGATTCGCAAGCAGTACTTAATTTAGAACGCTTAATGTTCGTGAAAGCCTGTATTGATAAGTTAAATGATTTTGTTAATCAAGTTTATAAAATCGATACCGTTATCATTGCAGCATTTTATCCTGAGTGGTTAAGTTTAGGCGGTACGTCAAGAAATTACCTTTCCGCCCCAGAATATCCGCTAGATGAGGATAATAAAGTGTTTGCGATAAATGGCGGTTATATTGAAAATGGCGATTTATCCACTTTCCGCGCAATCACTCACCATCAGGATGAATATGTGATCAATGGCATCAAAGAAAGTGGCAAGCATGCTTGGTATGAAGATGATGAGGCGCTTGAACCTTGGGTAGGATTGACTCGACCAAACTATACCGGTTGGCAAGACGACGGAAAATATTCTTGGGTAAAAGCCCCCTCGTTTTATGGCAAAGTTGTTGAAGTTGGACCGTTGGCGTATTTGATGACCGCATTAGCCGCACAAGACAAACGTACCTTGAAGCACTTTAACGCCATGAAAAAACTTTATACCGTACTAACGGATAATGAATTAACGGTGGAGCATTTGCACTCTACCCTCGGTCGTATTTTAGGACGTACAGTACATTGCTGCGTGTTGAATGAGATTTTAAGCGAGCAATGGCATTTGTTGGTGGAAAATGTCGGCAAAGGGGATTCGGTTGCCTATTTGAAAGCGAATATTCCGTCCACTGGCGTATTTAAAGGCGTGGGATTTGGCGAAGTACCACGCGGTATGTTGTCGCATTGGGTTGTGATCAAAGACGGAAAAATTGAAAATTATCAAGCAGTCGTCCCATCCACTTGGAACTCGGGTCCTCGTAACCAAAATGACGAAATGGGTCCTTATGAGCAGTCTATTATTGGCACGCCAGTCGCCGATCCGGAAAAACCGCTGGAAGTGGTACGTACTATTCACTCTTTTGACCCTTGTATGTCCTGCGCGGTGCATATTGTCAACACGGAAAATGGAAATGTAACAGAGGTGAAAATTCTTTGA
- the hybB gene encoding Probable Ni/Fe-hydrogenase 2 b-type cytochrome subunit, translating to MSKARPLGGKLISIPVLIFSPIALICLLLIIKRLFFGIGSVTALNGGYPWGIWIAFDLLVGTGFACGGWALAWTVYVFNKGKYHPLVRPALLASLFGYTLGGLSITIDMGRYWNMPNFFMPGQFNTSSVLFETAVCMTIYIGVVTLEFAPVLLGFFGLKKWFDKLNKVMFFIIALGALLPMMHQSSMGSLMIAAGHKVHPVWQSYEMLPLFSLLTAFIMGFSIVVFEGSLVKAGLAGKAPDERHLFIQLIKVTSVLMVAFVALRFGELIYHDKLHYVLTPSKAAYLFWTEIILLSLPIVTSFLGAGRKKADSRWLFISALSMLIGAALWRMDYSLIMYDPGNGYQYFPSAEELLISIGFVSIEVCAYILIIRLFPVLPVIKEGKEEQQHHIQNGVRV from the coding sequence ATGAGTAAAGCTCGTCCTCTTGGTGGAAAATTGATCTCTATCCCTGTATTGATATTCTCGCCAATTGCATTGATTTGTTTATTATTAATTATTAAACGTTTGTTTTTTGGTATTGGTTCTGTGACTGCGCTCAATGGGGGCTATCCGTGGGGAATTTGGATTGCCTTCGATTTATTAGTCGGTACCGGATTTGCTTGTGGTGGCTGGGCATTAGCTTGGACAGTGTACGTTTTTAACAAAGGGAAATATCACCCTTTAGTACGCCCGGCATTGTTAGCCAGTTTATTCGGTTATACGTTGGGTGGTTTATCAATTACGATTGATATGGGACGTTATTGGAATATGCCGAATTTCTTTATGCCGGGGCAGTTTAATACATCATCAGTGTTGTTTGAAACCGCGGTATGTATGACGATCTATATTGGTGTCGTGACATTGGAATTTGCACCGGTGTTATTGGGCTTTTTCGGGTTGAAAAAATGGTTTGATAAACTCAATAAAGTGATGTTTTTTATTATTGCTTTAGGCGCCTTATTGCCAATGATGCACCAATCCTCCATGGGGTCACTGATGATTGCCGCAGGACATAAAGTGCATCCTGTGTGGCAAAGTTATGAAATGTTACCGCTATTTTCTTTGTTAACCGCGTTTATTATGGGGTTCTCTATTGTGGTGTTTGAAGGATCTTTAGTCAAAGCAGGGTTAGCGGGAAAGGCGCCGGATGAAAGACATTTATTTATTCAATTAATCAAAGTGACGAGTGTATTGATGGTAGCATTTGTGGCGTTACGTTTTGGCGAATTAATTTACCATGATAAATTACATTATGTGCTAACCCCTAGCAAAGCGGCATATCTTTTCTGGACAGAAATTATTTTATTGTCTTTGCCGATTGTTACCTCGTTTTTAGGTGCGGGGCGTAAAAAAGCGGATAGTCGTTGGTTGTTTATTTCTGCCTTAAGCATGCTGATTGGCGCGGCATTATGGCGGATGGATTATTCATTAATCATGTATGATCCGGGCAATGGTTATCAATATTTCCCTAGTGCAGAAGAATTATTAATTTCTATAGGTTTTGTTTCTATTGAGGTGTGTGCTTATATTCTGATTATTCGCTTGTTCCCGGTTTTACCGGTAATTAAAGAAGGGAAAGAAGAGCAGCAACATCATATCCAAAATGGAGTTAGAGTATGA